The genomic segment TTACCCCTTCCCATACATGTTATcggtaaataacatttatttttcgttcACGTATCTGTTTATAGCTTAACTTGTGTATCCTCACATATCATCATACTTTCGATGTCATATCATTAGAATCTTACGCTGAATGTCGTGATGATTACTGTGTtagtgaaatattattattttatttaattgagcTAACAGAAAGTATTGCTACAATTTGACTTGATTCGGACCGGCTTATTGATTACAAAGCCTCTATCTTTCCTTTTACggaatatgaattttaattaacgctgtgtaaaaactttgacaatatttaaattatccatagcattacattaaattactttaactctaataaacaatataaagcaAGCAAGGAATATATCTTGtaagttatacatatataatgatatttatttctattctctttgacaACATAagatcataaaatatacaatggaTACAGTTCAAAAAGCCAGACGTAATCAAACTTTAGCTGTTGTCTATCATTGTACAATAAACACTACGTGTACCTAATAATCCCTTCGCCGTCCTCGTAATGCCACTTCACGGCCCACAAGaacattatacttatttatcatCTCAAAAAAGTCTTTCACACCGCCTCCTCGTTTCAAATTGCCGGCATTATTCTTCGTATCTTCCTCGGTAACGCGATCCTGcctcattatttataacaagctTTTCAAACCGACTTTGCTCACGGATgtctttattaattgtatctCACAACATTGAGACGACTTCAAGTTCTAATGTTtgcttgttattattttgtagatcgttaagttattttacatttattctcataacatacatatgtaattcCCATAAGGCCGTGTGCAACGTATAGTAGATTACCGCACAACGACTTGGATCCATTCGAACGCTTTATTTAAGGAAAAGCAATCCATCATTGATGGAATCGGGATAAGGTGCCCTTATTGTGTAATCTGTTACAAatatcagtttcatttaatgttattgcTTCAGTACTATTTAATGTGGGCGTGTATTAGTTTAGTTACATAATGTTACTATCTTGCCTTGTATTCACGATTAAGACAAattaggtaataaataaatgttgccCACAACAAGCGAACTGGGTAGTGgggaaaaatgtatatttgtgtGTTCTCCacgcaaataaaaataacattcataaCTATTATTTGTCCACttgttaacaataaattagaCGGAGACATGATTATATAGTTTGAATTCTATCAACAAAACTAAGTTATATGGAATTCAAGCTAACTATTTACTTAAAAGAATGTATACGATaatattcatgtttatttaaataagataattaaaatataaaaactatatacattttaattccattaaacctatttaaaaattaatttcaccaatgatttttatgtaatgctaatctattattttttcaaattttatattagacgTTGCTACCACGATCAGGTTGTCGAGTGACGGGGCGTTCGGACGGTATAAAATTAAGGGCGCTGACAAATTGGGCGGTTTCAACGCTCGACGCGAACGATAAATAACATGAAACTTTAACATTGTTAGACTGCGAAATACCCGACACCGTGAAGgactgtaaataatttaaagaaataatgaacACTTGCAGCTGTAGTTGGAGTTTTCTCAATGGAACTTGCattctataattaaatttatgccatattgttttatttgatattgtttCACGGTTCGCCGGCTGAATGCTATGCAAAGAATTTTCGGTTTTATTGTTAGCAAAGGTCCAGTTCTCTTTTTAAACTGAAGAAGAATAATATAGTTACCTGAGTGAAATTTAATGCCGGATATGTCTACTAAACGATTAAAGAAAACGTAGGATTTAAGTCCATTACAGGATTTACTTACCAAATTATCATCGTCGCTGTTGACGTTAGACGTTACCTTTACTTCATAAAATTCATGGTTTCGCTCGCTGTTCCACTTGCCTGAACATTTTTCGTTCCGCTCGAGAATTCATTTCTTCTACATGAATGCTAAGACCTCGCTGTTCTCACGACAATTTTGCCAAATTCAGGGTCTATCGGGCGAGTAAAGACTAATTATGTTGAGAGCATTTGAACGGAAATAAGACATTACAGCCTATAATTCTATTCCATTACGTATCTGCAGCGTCGCTATAGCAAGTCCTAGCATATTAATACCAGACTTAAGCCTCTAGAATCCTTGTTGTACATTATTATGGTAAACTACTACTTTCATCGCTGAGAACTCTATTCggtactttattttaacaaaaaaaatgtttctcgCAGAACAGAAGCCTGACTTTTTTGtgaataaagtaattattttttatgctttGGCTTCGTACGCAttggaatcgtggaatattttgtttatggcTACTGGCTATGATTGAAGTTGACCTTACATTGATTATAATCTGTCacaaaaaatgataaaaaacaatttagtcaaaaaatttattgcaacGATCGATTGATTCattgttcttatttaaataggaGCCGATGTGACTCCACAAGAATTTCAGctcaatatgtaaaaatacgttttaaaaaatcacgTTTTAACACTATCCATaggaaaagataatttaataatggtatgtataatgttatagAAACCTTTTGAGGTTAACTcaaaagtttctttttaatcaaTTGTATTGTGAATGTGATTTTGCCAACAAGTTATCAAATACCGTATTATTTATGTtgctaatatataaaaaatgtaattttcatatatataacttattttttacatctGTAGACTATGTATATCGTTGCGTCAGTGTGTACTTATGAGGTCCACTCATAAAACACTTTCGTGATAAAAGCTGTTACAAGTTATAACTTTATGGGTCTCTCTCACGTTTATTAGAGATACGTCTGTTTGAAATGggttttaacaataaaataaaaggttaaacattatatggaattatatattttatatattccgCTTTCTTTTCAtgctgtttttatttcttgaccATATTTtcactaattttaatttgtattttattacaaccaggctataatatataagaaacgtTTACGTTAACGCTACGCAGATattattttggcaaaaaaaaatttcgattAGCTGCGCTATTGGGttgtacacacacacaaactattgatttaaaaataatcgtcaaatgaaaaaaaaaacgaaatgtTTTGATCAACGTGCctgattttcaattaaatttctcTCACTtgttgataatgtttttatatgagtcatattaaagttgtattaacaataaatgtatgataataattaaaaattagttttgatGCTAGAAGACCTCGGATAAATGGAGCCCAGTATTATACAAACACAGTCATTATTAGCTCTGGcgtatatattacataatattttaattttaaaagtctcGAATGTCGAAAATGGGGCGGAAATGAAAGagcatttcaaatttattgaatttaaagacGTCTTTGGACGGCCATTACGGAAATCGACCAGACAAGTAGACCGCTCTCCgtagaattttaaaacactgatattttaagtaaaaacatttaataattcataatttcttAACAATTCTAAGgacagtttaataaaatcacataaattattgttgtcaatggaaaatatttatcataaaattattcatcataaaactaataatatcataaaacattGTTCGACTTACCacagtttcaataaaatgactTACCAGTACTTTTAAGAGAAGTTTGAATCAACACTCTAAAAACATCACGTTTCAAGTTTCGATTTATAAACTGACGTTGATAGGATCACGTGTGATTGATATGGGATGGGAaccagaggttccaggaaaactacgaaacttacttatatgtataatattataagaattacatattaaaacttataacctatacctaagactacatgattgccccgatgttaggatagcaataccattccatagcttgggTGGTaacaggaatcttctggttcacaagGCTTGGTGCTCGTTCCGCGGAGCCAGCAACGACACTctcaatatgatattttatccatacaacgatgttgccccggcgatgttctgttattgtttaatatgttgcgcgtacgtaacattttatgtttatggtcagaaaaatataaacgctTTGTATGTAATCTGATTAAATGCAAACTTGTTATAAGGAGGCTCTTGTACGTCCtgcgttatattatttacaagttttagataatttaaccaaaatatatattttttgtttcttttatgtCATGTACAAAGAATTACtggtgttaaaaattttaaagaaatcaataaaaaataataattataacacgcagaacatcatcatcagccgTAGTCAGATCATCGCTGAATAAAAGCCTCCGCATATAAGTTCATAGACagccttattttatatatatttattatattcaaaattataataaacattatataaacctaagactttcgtgagtattcatttaaatgaaactaatatttttcggattatactacgcgtatttcggattatactacgcgtatttcgGATAATAGGACGCGTAGGATAatgcgaaaaatattagtttcatttataataaacgttgttaaagtaaatttttgttaataaatgtttagtgcaaaaatatatctgcTGATGATTCATAAATACACAAGTTAAACTCAACTTATAATAGTACATAaggctataattttatttactcagaagttatgattttataaaattttatatacaggtTTTCTAAAcgcttgtaaaaaaattatacactatAGTTTTTAGGTAAACATGTTCAAAAAACCCAAAATTCATTTATACCTactaattctttatttaaactctATACATCGCTTACAAAGGGAATGGATGAGCGCTATTTCAAAAACAGTAAgtacttaaataacattattttaaattttattcagataaatatcaataaggcaaatttaaataatagccTATCAAGGTGTTGTAAACTCTCTGAGGTATACTTAGCCTGTGTACATGTCTTCCAGCTGCCTCCACCTCCTCACATCGAGCTGGTGATGTCGATGCCGTACCTCCGTACAGCCTTCAAACGACCCACCGTAAGGGTCAGGCGTAAGTAGTCCAACACATTAAAGGATTCACCATAAGAAAGACTATTAAAAGGCTTATATTTGAAACACAATGAATTTGTACATAGCTTTGTCGTTACATTCCGTGAGCCCTTCAATTACTTCAGTGGGCTTAGCACAAGTTTCTCATTACACTCCATACGGATCGTTAtacgtttctcattcaataacttAGGTCAATACTGCAAAATGggaagttttattaattgaaacctGTTCCGCCCTTTAAGTAATGCCACGATGCAAACTTGGGGTAAGCCTACagctttttttattagctGGTTAgaatcaaaatgaaaataaagaaaaaacagaatatttttaaaacacacgatgaatgaaaataatattagttattattaagacgatacattattaaataatctttagtGTTAGTGAACTATTTAACTAAATTCATTAATCCGTacccatataaaataatatttattaatctcaTTGATATTAACTGGTTAGAatagctttaaataaaactaacttgCTATCCAACCCTTCTTAATGAAACAATTCCCATAAAGACTTCCTTTTCTCAAAGCCGACCTTATGTCcaattaaatacattcattttcaaataaacaaatcgGCTCAAGACCGCTTCGGTTGTTACATTAAGTTAATTAACTTACACATTCACTTATGTAATACATTAATCACACGGAGTAGGAGCTCCAAGTATAGTAAGTCAGGTACGCGGAATCTTAATTAAACGACGAAATTTATTCACAAGcccaaaattattcataacttgataatcataattaatgcACGTAAGGCTGTGCGTCTGAGCAGATGTCTCCTAAACCTTAATTATAACGAGGACCACCACAGAAACTTGCCCTTAATGATCTTATTAGATACGGCCGTTTGAGGCTGCGAGATAGATTAAGCTGGCCCAGATGACCACTGCCTTACGAATAATGGTTggcaattaaataaatctacatGACATTAGTGTTCATAATCTATAATGTTTCATCTTTGACTTGTCCGATTTACTTCTTATCTCTTAATAAgtctagaataaaattttatggccTGCAAAACTATTtgggatttaataaaattgtttataccGTTAAATtactatgttatttattatcagatATTAGTACAAGTATCGATTTTAagatcaatttattaatatacatagcacacataaaattattgaatatacataACGTACCAACATAGATACTCCTAAAGGCTGTTGGAAATATTCACACATACAAACTAcgtaataaatcaattttatattatgtattgttaACTACACTATCGAGAAAATCTCTTCCATAATAAAGTGTTTTATCAACAACAATTAAATgagatgtaatataattaggaACCCGATTAATGAATAGTATGGTCAATACTCAAACGCGAAGACATCCCATAGTATGATTAGTTCGCCTCGCataatacagaatataaaaataataaattgattttacttaatatagaGAAAACAtacttaatttgtttattaattccatatttatgaaaaatataaacttggaATATCCGAAATCAAGAATTGCTTCCCTTAACCGATTAAAGTTGAAAGTTGctttaagaaaaatgttttgcaaAAGTCGTCTATTTAGGttttagagggtagatgttTGAAAAGTACGttggataaaataaaacgtaacaatataatgatttgaagtgttaccaaaaaataaacacttcgTTTTCTCAAACAAAAGACAGTTTCACAAGCTAGAAAGAAAATATGCAGGcacccagaggatatttgaaATTCCGAAGCCATCCtattccattttttttgtgatttcgTCTAGTTGTTAGATTTCCTTCtcttactatttataaaattcatacgAACATTCGTAAATAGTTTAAGTAACTTTGCAATATCAAAACGCCACTTCAATAcattaatcttaaaattattaatatctctaatattaaaattttcatggtAACCaacatatattacattaaaaaaattatattcgttaTTATGTAATTGCTGTCTTAACGACACTACTCTGTGGTCTCGTCAATTACTGGCAGGGATAACGAGCTCTTACTGGATCATGTAACGAGATAGttatgtacattaattaaagCCCTACATACATTTGTGAACTCGCCTTACATTTCACTAGTGTCGTTATGTTGAAggttatattactttttgtaaataaatataacttgaattttattttaatttttaatggacattttcttttttatcaaaaaaataataataaaatttctaatataaaagttcTATATCTTACATCAGCCAACTATCTGGTAATTTAGAGATTAACtggaacaaacaaacagactgataaactgaaatattaaaattatattttcctctACGTACCTTGATACATACTTTTTCAAAATGATTTAAGCCATATTTGCTGAACCAATGCTTAGGAATGATCAAATaaagtgataaattttatgaaatgattGTAACCAACGCTAGTAGACATGCTTTCAAAGTCCACTAAGTCTCGTGAGTTACGAGTGGCGTGTCCGATGTATAACAAAGTCTAGTCAATACAGTTTCTAACTCGTAATGGGGAAGTTTCTCTTACATCTTCTACAATGTTAcggaatttaatttagttgaaGTCTGTGTAATAGGGAAAGTTTTccaaaattttttcataaactaaGTACCTCATGACAGACTCACATATTTCaaagaacaaatatattgagTAACATTACgatgtttatttacatttacattatatatttttttctctgcGATTTCAAACGTCTTGAAGAGAGTGAAATCTGTTGGACATTAACCAGCGTTCACTACATTAGTAGGCGAAGGAAGCAATCTTATTTGCTCGTACACGTGGCTGAGAAAATGTCACCCATTTTggaaatttaaactatttgtgtaaatatgaaataatgggtctatataaaatgtataaacttGAACGTATctttattttgtgtatttaaaatgaatcatTATTTGAAGTTTCGAAACAGTTTCGAaacttattgttatatatttacggATCACTTTTCAAAACACCTAGAAATCTATAAATACGTTGAAAAAACCAGagcatatcatataaatatttaaaataattctaaaattatataaaagcttATTTCAATTcagaattattacattttaaaacagtttagTTACAACGCTACTTTAAAAGTAGCACGGTAATTAATGTTAACGCCGCTGAATTGTTTCGTCCCTATATAAAACAGCGCTTCATTGTattgtctttatattattgtcaGCTGGTAATAGTTTCGAAAGTGGTTTTAATGGACTATACTATCGTTCTACGATTGGACTTctgcacaatttttttatgtgtaatcTGTAAAGTTTTACTCGACATTGACACTTATGTCAATCACTTATGTCAATGTCAATATCTTAACTAAGCAAAACGCGTATTCAGTACACGCACTGCACACTTGGAAGTAGTTAACAGAACATTAAATAATCCAATACAAACTATAATTGGCGAAactattactaataaaataacactgAGGTATAAGAATTCGttgttttagaatttatttctaataaggTCCAGTAAAGTCGTAAACACGAAAATCTCGTCTGACAAGTCTTAATCTTCTGATACGCCACACGCCGACATCAGCCAACAAACTACCAGATGGCTCAATTTATTATCTCATAGTCTAGCTGAGGATTTTCCCCTTTCAGTCACAAAACTAATTCCTAGATAATACCtagtatatgttttatttattttggagattttatattgaaaatgttttatccgAATGAGTCGGATAAAACAGCAAACATGTCATTATTCTTACAACGAAAACAATAACGTcgtagataaattttatattatcaacgaaataaatatgacGACTAAATTTAGTAAGATAATAACTTCATTATACtttaattgtttctttaaaaaaaattaataactcgACTTGCTTCGAATGTAATAAACCGTAGACATATTTGCaccaataatttgttattggCAAATTCTTGAGACCTCAGAAATATACATAGTTCATTGACCAACATAGCGAACATAAACGTACATGCTAAACAAGATATTTCGCTTTATTTgtactttttattgtttttatgctACTATAACATTTATGTTTCCAGCTACAACATCGGCGGACATGTTCTCCCGTTCATCTCGCAACGCCGTAGGTGCGTTGGACGGACGCGGTCTGGTGGCAGTCATTAAGCGACAAGTACCCCTGGCTGGGCAGCTAGACCACGAGCTTGCTTGGGGACAGGGATGGGGATGGGTCACGCTGCCGAATGGAGCTTGGAGTGGCAGTAAGTGCTCAACTCGTCCGAAACATTTGAGGACAATCTTAGAAAGTAATAacaaccaaaaatatttttccaggATTAACATGGTCTCAGGAGGGTGACGACTTCGCCCTTCACGCGATGCCCATCATGCATCATACAAATGTTTCACAGGCCTGCTCCATGCTGGATGGAGTCACAGCCTATGAGGCCTCAGCCTACGAACAGGCCCTGGCCGAATACGACGACACTGCCACAACCTCCGATGACTGGGACTTCGGAGTCGACTGCGGTGACTTCATGATGTAATTGTCATACTGATATTACCTGTTTTACGAGCGATAACGCAATTATATTTCGTTCCAAATTGCATTTTggattcaatttatattatttaccaacaacattgttatttagttacatttaattttgatgatgTCATTGCTCAAGCCTGGTGTTGATCTTGTGCTGGTCACGATATTTATGTGCCAAATAAAATCcaacagtaaaataattatataaatgttgtgtCTATGATTATGAAACAATAATTCGAAGTGTTCTGAATCTTGAATTGACATTTCTAGGGGTTTAAAACTCTTCACTAGTTGCATGTTCTTTAGACGTAACTGTGGTTGTCATATAGAAAGATGTGTGTAGTAATAAAGTTTAGATTCTCTTATTCTATCTACGGCCTATAACACGTAGACGAAGTTCAATAAATTTAGACATAGACTTTAAAGCACTGATGTAGGACTGTCGGATGAAAAATCTcccaatttattatattaattaagtttgtcCTTGCTTCATTTTTACATATAGCATTTACCGGTTTTTTATAACCTTATCAATTTAACCCTATAATTTTtccaaagaaattttaaaacttttgaataattttagtgTACGAATACAGGGTAATATTATGCCAATATTGCATATGTTTGTATTCTACGCGTGGATCTGACGTCGCACAAAACAATTGttcttatcaataaaaaaatattgcgttCAGTTTTAGCTGTAAGTCAAATTCGCTTTGTCCCATGACACcaataacaatgaaattattatgaacCACTGTATTGTGGGAGATAGGTAAGTTAATAAACTCGGTGTTAGTATGTAGTATGTGGTCggtagaaaattattttctaaataccCCGTAATGGCAGCGAGGCAGCCGAAAAGTTTGAAGGAATAAGTAAAGATGCGTTTACAACGGACAGTATTGCAAAATATGAGAGACAAAAATGCACAGAAAGGAAACTGAATTGAACATTATACATAGATACAAGCTAATATATGAGCTTGAACCTATACTGtctgttataaatgttatgagACATGTGACATGACATTTCTGTGAGGGATGTCTCAAGTGGAATAGTTAGTTGGGGTATTGTCGAATATATAGTTATACCTAGTCGCTGTGAAATCTTCCGACCTACCCAAAGACTGCCTAACGTTATGTACCTATACTTGTGTTGTGTGAACCCTAGGTGTGGTACCTCGTGATCCTGGCCCTGCGGAATTTGCATCGCAGGACTTTATATCCGAAATACGTAAAAACTGCATTAACACTTATAAAACAGATAGAGTGAAGTCGTTGCCAAATTCTTCCCAGGTCGTTACCTAAGGATACCAAAGATACATAGGTATTAGATAACAGACTTTCTGAAATTATATCTCACCAGCATCAATATCAAGGGATTTCGATAATTCttctttcaattaatatatttatctccgTTTGAGGAGCAACGTttgtaaattatgaaaatacaaaagttaCTTAGGAGtcgtataaaataactaacttTCCTACTGCCTTCGGAATCACAGTTTaaatatgttcaataaaaattcgGTGTCTAAAATCTTGCGATGCAATGTAGTTGTAGAagcaaattatatatgaattagatattatacatatatcttacGCTATTTCGATGTTTCTCATAAATGTGTTGTCTATGATATATGTTTTCTTTGTGTACAAATATTGtatgagtttttataaattttttactaaatatttgtaatatagtAACACTAACGGTCGACGCTGGTTTcgtcacttaaaatatttttgtatcgcGCACGTttgaatcgatttttttttttttttttatatttctatttagaccaatattaagtgttaattgaatgtaatatgtatttgttcGTTACAGCTAGTGCTGccaatcaatattttcttttacatttacGTTCTAACACACTCCAGGAAAAgatattactaatataaatgaaactagtattattcggatttactacgcggattttattatttaaaaactacataatcccgacgtttcggttactttgcagcaaccgtgatcacgggcagactagtttttaaataataaaatccgcgtagtaaatccgaataatactagtttcatttaaatgaatactcgcgaaaatcttagatctcattatattactaatatagttttttatgtaaatcaaatttatatatcctctattttattgatttaataccATTTCTAATGCAATATAAATCGAATTAACGGATAGTTTGTGTTTTTTCACATATTGTTGGCTGTATtgtaattgtttgttttttttttttttaaataaatatgtattaattcgCAGTGAACGCATTGTAACGGGAACGTAGAGTCCTCGTTAGTAGTTCTGgatgtttgtatgtaacttttatataataaacctgTATGGTAATGtcgtttttttgttaaaacccTTTAGCTCATGAATAACTCCTCACAAGGACATTCTTTACGATCCCTCAGGACCCAGGGGACAGCAATTTATGTGCCAACTGTTTCACAAAATTGTGTGCAAAATTTCATCTATTTCAGGTCggtaatttttactttattcaataataaatacatacattttaatatgtttattattcaaaactaGCTATTGAACGCGGCTTTGTTCACACTTTCACACTTCTTTTAGATAGGTATTATCATCAATGTGGGGTTTCATTAGATTTCTCAAACACCTTCATTCTGACGTGGTGCCAATGGAAATAACTTTAAGACAATGTGTTCGGGGTACAGTTTCAggcttgttttttaatattcagcgATACTTCGAGTAATGTCCgacaaaatggctgaagccagtGTTTCTagctttcaaatataaattgataccCAAACGTTGCCATCTCAAAATTAACATAggtttagtattataattaattataaataattacaaacattgatttcaatataactaataggtatatatatttttactttataactttaatttactatCAATCTCAAAATTTTATCCCGACAATATCCACaggtacatttatttattatttattataatcagccataaaaatgattctatagtatattataattagtacgacACGGATGTAACAAATGCTTTctcgattaaaaaattaaattattaatagcttTGCAAACACTTAGTCGAATTGAGAAATTTCCCTTGTTTGAAGTCGGATAAAACGTAGCCTAGGTTTCGTCTCATGAGTGAGCCGTTGCAGAGGTTAGCCCGAATAAATTTacagacaaaaaattttaaaatgttagtatCAATGAATGTATGTATTCTACATACCTTCATACGTGTTTAGTGAAAAGCTGTTAAATTGAattgtaggtggtagagcctagctgtggtcacgTAACTACAGCTCCAACATGAGCTGGCTTGACCgtggaagtaccaccctctcacagaagatcggcatagagtagtctttaatggctgcgattcttccgatgagtgagagagccagttgccctttcccttttcccatccgcaacatctcttaTGTTGCAGTTGTCCATGAGCAACGGCGACTACCTTCCACCAGGTAGGCCGTCTACTACTTTGCcacctttgaaataaaaataaatggataTTAGaagcaattatttatatggatatatcttattattgaGTATACAtcaaaatgaaagaaaattttatcaactcgtaaaaatgtaaacttacaaaatattatcgcTCCAGCTTTATAACAATCATTGACAATCGTATacggtattattttttattttacatataattatttttttgcaaaagtGAACAGAACAAGATATGGTATTATTCA from the Danaus plexippus chromosome 18 unlocalized genomic scaffold, MEX_DaPlex mxdp_35, whole genome shotgun sequence genome contains:
- the LOC116772972 gene encoding uncharacterized protein LOC116772972 yields the protein MFSLCRRYKDEHEHGATQIKGGYMLRYKRKYLWNTWSEEWVVLYDDSTMAWFKDASGKCMATQKHLVKESPEMLAISSWTGQVPKRPPLPPGTKLSQLMALGSRRNPGHVVWMLAKSDSEMREWMSAISKTLPPPPHIELVMSMPYLRTAFKRPTVRVRPTTSADMFSRSSRNAVGALDGRGLVAVIKRQVPLAGQLDHELAWGQGWGWVTLPNGAWSGRLTWSQEGDDFALHAMPIMHHTNVSQACSMLDGVTAYEASAYEQALAEYDDTATTSDDWDFGVDCGDFMM